A single genomic interval of Antechinus flavipes isolate AdamAnt ecotype Samford, QLD, Australia chromosome 1, AdamAnt_v2, whole genome shotgun sequence harbors:
- the SYT4 gene encoding synaptotagmin-4 translates to MAPITSSREEFDEIPTVVGIFSAFGLVFTVSLFAWICCQRKSSKTNKTPPYKFVHVLKGVDIYPENLNSKKKFGADEKNEAKNKPVMPKTSLHLDLEKRDLNGNFPKANSKAVSPSDLENLTTKSFSEREHKESTSPDSLKSSSSLCSVEKPDKLGTLFFSLEYNFEKKAFVVNIKEARGLPAMDEQSMTSDPYIKMTILPEKKHKVKTRVLRKTLDPAFDETFTFYGIPYSQIQDLVLHFIILSFDRFSRDDIIGEVLIPLSGIELADGRMLMNREIIKRNVRKSSGRGELLISLCYQSTTNTLTVVVLKARHLPKADVSGLSDPYVKVNLYHAKKRISKKKTHVKKCTPNAVFNELFVFDIPCEGLEEISVEFLVLDSDRGSRNEVIGRLVLGASAEGTGGEHWKEICEYPRRQIAKWHMLCDG, encoded by the exons atgaaattcCGACTGTTGTGGGGATCTTTAGTGCATTTGGTCTGGTGTTCACAGTATCTCTCTTTGCTTGGATCTGCTGTCAGAGAAAATCATCCAAGACTAACAAGACTCCTCCCTATAAATTTGTGCATGTGCTCAAGGGAGTTGACATTTATCCAGAAAACCTGAACAGTAAGAAGAAATTTGgagcagatgaaaaaaatgaagcaaaaaataaaccAGTTATGCCAAAGACCTCACTACATCTTGACCTTGAAAAGAGAGACCTCAATGGCAATTTCCCCAAAGCAAACTCCAAAGCTGTCAGCCCTTCTGATCTTGAGAACTTAACTACTAAATCCTTCTCAGAAAGGGAACACAAAGAGTCTACTTCCCCAGACAGCTTGAAGTCTAGTTCATCCTTATGTTCTGTAGAGAAACCGGATAAACTTGGCaccctcttcttttccttagaGTACAACTTTGAGAAAAAAGCATTCGTAGTGAACATCAAAGAAGCTCGTGGCCTGCCGGCTATGGATGAACAATCAATGACTTCTGATCCCTATatcaaaatgacaattcttcctgAGAAGAAGCACAAAGTAAAAACTCGAGTCTTAAGAAAGACCTTAGACCCAGCTTTTGATGAAACCTTCACTTTTTATGGGATCCCTTATAGCCAAATACAAGATTTGGTCCTTCATTTCATCATCTTGAGTTTTGACAGATTTTCAAGAGATGATATCATTGGAGAAGTCCTTATTCCCCTCTCAGGCATTGAATTGGCTGATGGAAGAATGTTAATGAACAGAGAGATCATCAAAAGAAATGTTAGG aagtCTTCAGGACGAGGTGAGCTACTGATCTCTCTTTGCTACCAGTCCACAACCAACACTCTCACTGTGGTAGTTCTAAAAGCTCGACACCTACCTAAAGCAGATGTCTCTGGATTATCAG atCCTTATGTCAAAGTTAATCTTTATCATGCAAAAAAGAGAATCTCCAAGAAGAAAACACATGTGAAGAAATGCACCCCTAATGCAGTATTCAATGAATTATTTGTCTTTGACATTCCTTGTGAAGGTCTTGAGGAGATCAGTGTAGAATTCCTGGTTTTGGATTCTGACAGGGGATCAAGGAATGAAGTCATTGGGCGATTAGTCCTTGGTGCATCAGCAGAAGGAACAGGTGGAGAGCACTGGAAGGAGATATGTGAATATCCTAGGAGACAAATTGCCAAATGGCATATGCTTTGTGATGGTTAG